One Tachysurus fulvidraco isolate hzauxx_2018 chromosome 2, HZAU_PFXX_2.0, whole genome shotgun sequence DNA segment encodes these proteins:
- the myg1 gene encoding UPF0160 protein MYG1, mitochondrial, with translation MLSHICPVFLRCSPSPKFLLQKKSHIVKTQSRLIFKQNRCLVKMSSVKIGTHNGTFHCDEVLACYMLRQLPEYKDAEIIRTRDPVELAKCDVVVDVGGVYDPKQHRYDHHQRSFKETFKSLCPEKPWVTKLSSAGLVYLHFGHRILSHLTQLAEGTSQLETLHDKMYENFVEEVDAVDNGISQYDGEARYIVNTTLSTRVSHLNPCWNSDCQDTEEGFNKAIALVGAEFLDRLQYYQNAWIPARVIVEAAIQTRHQVDASGEIVLLDQGGCPWKEHLFLLEKELKLDIPIKFVLYPDQNGQWRVQCVPAGHNTFNNRLSLPEEWRGLRDNALSQFSGIPDCVFVHASGFIGGNKTKEGALEMARRTLQASYKAENKASG, from the exons ATGCTTTCTCACATCTGTCCGGTTTTTTTAAGGTGTAGTCCTAGTCCTAAATTCTTGCTGCAAAAGAAATCGCACATCGTTAAAACCCAGAGTAGACTCATTTTCAAGCAAAATCGTTGCTTAGTAAAAATGTCTTCTGTTAAAATTGGTACACACAACGGTACTTTTCACTGTGATGAGGTTTTAGCATGCTATATGCTACGTCAGCTACCAGAGTACAAG GATGCTGAAATAATTCGGACACGTGACCCAGTAGAATTGGCCAAGTGTGATGTTGTGGTCGATGTGGGCGGAGTCTATGATCCCAAACAACACCGTTACGACCATCATCAGAG GTCCTTTAAGGAGACCTTCAAAAGCCTATGCCCAGAGAAGCCATGGGTAACCAAGTTGAGCTCAGCAGGGTTGGTCTATCTTCACTTTGGTCATCGAATCCTTTCTCACCTTACACAGTTAGCAGAGGGAACCAGCCAGCTGGAGACCCTCCATGATAAG ATGTATGAGAACTTTGTGGAGGAAGTAGATGCTGTGGATAATGGAATTTCTCAGTATGATGGCGAGGCACGTTATATTGTCAACACCACTCTTAGTACTCGAGTCAGTCATCTTAACCCATGCTGGAACAGTGATTGCCAGGACACAGAG gAGGGTTTTAACAAAGCCATTGCCCTGGTGGGAGCAGAATTCTTAGACCGGTTGCAGTACTATCAAAATGCATGGATCCCAGCACGAGTGATAGTGGAGGCTGCTATTCAGACAAGGCATCAG GTGGATGCTAGTGGAGAGATTGTTTTGTTGGATCAAGGTGGATGCCCTTGGAAAGAACATCTCTTCTTGCTGGAGAAAGAACTTAAACTGGATATCCCAATCAAGTTTGTGCTCTACCCAGACCAAAATGGGCAGTGGAGAGTCCAGTGTGTACCAGCAGGACATAATACCTTCAACAACAG GCTGTCACTGCCGGAAGAATGGCGTGGGCTTAGGGACAATGCCTTGTCCCAGTTCAGTGGAATCCCTGATTGTGTCTTTGTTCATGCCAGTGGCTTCATTGGAGGAAACAAAACCAAGGAAGGAGCTCTTGAAATGGCTAGAAGAACCTTGCAAGCTTCTTACAAAGCAGAGAACAAAGCAAGTGGTTGA